Part of the Terrisporobacter glycolicus ATCC 14880 = DSM 1288 genome is shown below.
CGAAGTTCTTTTTACTGCAGCTTGTAACGATGTTTCCAAGCCAGATAGTATTCTCTCTAATTCTACAGAAATTAAAGATCTTTTATCCTCATCAGCACTCTTTAATACTTCATCATATCCATCTACCTGAATTAACATTATGATATTTTTTTCTTCCTCATATTTTTGAGAAAGAGCCAAATATTGTGTTTTATCTATCCAATAAAGCATCATTAAATATTTAACTTGATCATCTTGCTCATTTTTTATAACATTATAAACAACTGTATACTCTCTATCTTTATAACTTACTTCAGTATACATTTCTTTATTTTCATTTAATACTTTTCTTAAATTAAGATTTTTAACTATATTATCAATATTTTCGCCAAGTAAATCTGGCGACTGTGTCATGTCATAAAACTTCTTATTATACCATGATATATTTCCATCAAATTCGAGAATGCAAAGAGGTATAGGTAGATTCATTATAGCCTTTTTTGTTGTTTCATCTATATCTAAAGACAAATTCTCAATGTATCTATTCCACTCTTTTTTTCTAAAATTAGCAATTCTCCAATTGTGAAATACTATATAAACAAATCCAAAGAAAAACAAACATCCTATATACAAATTATAGAAAAGTAGGATTAAACTTGTTATTCCAATAATTAATATATATATATTTATTTCTGGCATATTTATTTTAAAACTTGGTTTATTCCTCATTCCTATCCTCCTATATAGATTTATAAGCTCTCACATTTCTAAAGTCTAATATACTATCTATCATACCTATAAAAGAAATTCCTGTCATTCCAAATATGCCTACGCACATTGCACCGATAAATACTTTTTTATCTATTCCATTTCTTAACCATCTTTTTATAAAATAAATAGATACAGCTATTCCTTGTACTATAAACATAAAGTTAAATACCATTTGTAGATTTAAGAATATTGCATCTGTATATAATGGTGTTTTTATATAAGACAGGCCTAACATTAATAAGTATAATATGAATGAAATAACTATAGCATTTCCTGGTAAATAAAAATTTCTAAATTTTATTTCACCTAAATCTTCATATTTCATTCTTTTAAGAGCATATATTTCAACAAAATATATAATTATTGATGAAATCATACCTCTAAAAAATAATATAGTAGGTATTATATTTCTAAATGTATCTATAATATTTACTGTGCTTAACAATTCGTTGTTACTTACAGATTGTAACAGGCTTTTTTGTGCTTCTATACTTTCATTAAATACTTGAATCATCTCATTTAAGATATCAACTCCGAAAGCATATTTCGATATAATATAATGTGCTACTATAGAAAGCATAAATACTATAGAGCCTACAAAAATCGGTTCATATTTATTACTATCTTGTTTACTTAGAATTTTTTTAACTATAATACCTATAATTGTCCCAGGAATAATACTATTTATAAATATATCAACTGCATATATAGGCTTACTTAAAAATATTAAAGCAAAAAGTACAATTATTAGTGATATTATATTATTTTTAATATTTGATAATGTTCCGATTAGTGCAAAAGGTATTGGTATTAATAATATTATTAAACTTAATTGAGGAACATTTAAGCTTATCAATATTAATATTATAGCTAAAATGACTATCTGTAATACCTTTGATAGCCTTAAATCTTTATTCAATTTATATCACTCCCTATTGTCCATGTGTTTTTCCAATTTTGACAAATCTCCAAACCAAGTTTCTATACTGTGCTCTTCCTTTATTCCTTCTTTTGCTTTTTCCTTTATTTTATGATCTATTTCATCAAAACTAATGCCTAATCTTTTTCCTAAAAGATATGACAACATAATTAAATTAGCTATTGCATTTTGAAGTCCATCGTCAATAGGTTTTACTCCCTTAAATATTAGATTAAACAGATTGCTTATACTCATTAGTATTTCATTTTTTATCCATTCTATTATTTTTACATTTTTTGTAATATCAGAACCTTTTTCTATTCGCACAATCTTCCCCCCTCCTCAATATATAAACATTATATCATAATTTGCAAGGTAAAATACAATGAAAAAAGGAGGGCTTCTACCTTCCTTCTCATAATAATATTATCAAATTATTTATATTTATAATTTCCCAAGTAATAATTTCATATTTTACTTCTATAAATTTCCCCAAATATGAAAAACTATCTTTCTTATTTACTTAAATCTAATAAAAAAGCCCACCATTGATAAATCAATGGAAGGCATATTTATTAGTCTAATGTATATGGTAAAAGTGCTATGTTTCTAGCTCTTTTTATTGCTACTGTTAATTCTCTTTGATGTTTAGCACATGTTCCTGATATTCTTCTTGGTAATATTTTACCTCTCTCAGTTACATATTTTTGTAATCTTTGAGTGTTTTTGTAGTCTATTCTAGCGTCTTTAGAAGCACAGAATTGACAAACTTTTCTTTTCTTACGTCTTTTCTTGTTTATCATTTAGAGTCCCCTCCTTTTCTAAAATGGTATTTCGTCATCATCTATTGCTTGGAAACCATTTGGATCTAATCCTTGTGGTGCCTCGAAGTTTGGTTCGAAAGTCGGTTGCGAACCTTGATGACCTTCTCCGTATGGGTTTTCAGATCTATTTTTATTGCTCTCTAAAGCTTGTACTGAATTTGCACTTACTTTAGTAAAAGTTCTATTTTCTCCAGATTGTGTTTGATATCTATCAACTCTTAAAGTTCCTTGAACTGCAACTAATCTACCTTTTGAGATATAATTTGCACAAAAGTCAGCTGCTTTTCCCATCACTTCAACAGGAATAAAGTCTGTTTCTTTAGTTCCATCTTTTTTAGTATAGTTTCTATCTATAGCTATTGTAAAGTTAGCAACAGGTGTCCCACTTCCAGGTATATATCTTAATTCTGGATCTTTAGTTAATCTACCAACTAATACTACATGGTTCATAAAAGCACCATCCTATTCATAATAAAACTAGTTAAATGCTAATTAAGCACAAACTATCATATGTCTTATTACGTTTTCGTTTATTTTTAAGTTTCTGTCTAATTCTTTTGGAAGATCAGCAGAAGCTTTGAAGTTTACTAACACATAGAAACCTTCTGTGAACTTAGCTATTGGGTAAGCTAATTTCTTGTTTCCCCAAGTGTCAACTTTTTCAACTTCACCATTAGCTGAGATTACTTCTTGAATTTTATTCATTACTGCTTCTTTAACTTCGTCTTCAGCGTTTGGTCTTACAACGTAAACTAATTCATAATTTTTCATTAAATTTCACCTCCCTTTGGACTTAACGGCTCCACTTTTGCAGAGCAGAGAAATGAGAATAAATTCTCATACTTATGTATTTTATCACTTATAATAAGCTCTGTCAAACTATTTATACCTAATTTTGCTTTGTATAATTTAATAATAATTTTTACATTTATTTAATATTTAAAAATTTTATTTATTTTATTCAATTTATGTATATTTTCATTACTTCTGATAAATAATACAAGTATATATAGCCCCCATAACTTAAATATATTTCATCCCAATCTCCCAAATGGATAGCTTAATAGCTATCCATTTTAAATTGAAAACGGACAAAGAAAACCTTTGCCCGTTTTTTAGTATTCACCTATATTATAAGTTTTATACAAATTATTTATTAGTAGCTAACTCTTTTTCTTCGTTTTTAGCTAATTCTTCTCTTAATACTTCTCCCATTCTCTTTATACCTTCTACTATTTTTTCTTCAGGCATATTTGAATAGTTAAGTCTACAAGTATTGTATACTCCACCATTTGGATAGAATGACTCACCTGGAACATATGCTACATTTTTCTCTAAACATTTTTTAGCCATATCACCAGCATTAATTCCTTCTGGGAATGTAACCCAAGTAAATAGCCCTCCTTGTGGATGTGTAAACTCAACGCATTCTGGGAATTCTTCTTTCATAGTCTTTAACATTACATCTCTACGCTTAACATAACACGCTTTTATTTTTGCAACGTGCTCATCTAGATCATACATATCCATAAATTTACTTACTTCCATTTGGCTTATTGTAGAAGCTTGTAAGTCAGATCCTTGTTTACAAATATTATATTTAGCTAGTATTTCTGGAGCTGCACAAGTCCATCCTAATCTATATCCTGGGCAGAATATTTTTGAGAAAGTTCCAAGATAAATTACTAAACCTTTAGTATCTAAAGATTTTAATGATGGTAAGCTTTCTCCATCAAATCTTAATTCCCCATATGGATTATCTTCTACTACAGGTATTTCATATTTATTTATTATTTCCATGAACTTAATACGTCTTTCTAATGGCCATGTTCTACCTGATGGGTTTTGGAAATCTGGTATTACATAAATTAATTTAACTTTATCATTTGAAGCTAGAACTTTTTCTAAATCTTCCATTATCATACCATCATTATCAGTATTAATTTCTATAAATTCAGGCTCATAAGCTTTCATTGCATTTAATGCACCCATGTAAGATGGACTTTCACATAAAACTACATCACCTTTATCTAAAAATGTTTTCCCTGAGAAATCAAGACCTTGTTGAGATCCACTTGTTACTAATATATCATCTGGACCTACGTTAGTTTTAAGAGTCTTGTTCATTCTTGCAGCTATCTTTTCTCTTAATGGAAGATAACCTTCTGTTGATGTATATTGTAATGCTACTCTTCCTTGTTCTTCTAATACTGCAACTGAAACTTTTTTCATTTCCTCTACTGGAAATAATTCTGGAGCAGGCATTCCTCCTGCAAATGATATTACCTCTGGTCTAGCTGTAAGTTTTAATAACTCACGTATAGCTGACCCTTCAATTTTACTCATTCTGTCTGCAAATCTAACTGCCATGTTAAAGCACCCCCTATATATTACCTAATGATCTATATAAATTTTATTAGGTTACTACAACTGTTTAACTAAAGCCTTCCTATTTACTTACAATTTTCTTTATTCTTTTTTCTAAAGTTTGTCTATCTAACATAATCAATCTTTTACAGTTAGTGCATTTAATCTTTATGTCCATACCTACTCTAACTATTTCAAATTGCTTACATCCACAAGCATGTTGTTTTTTTAGTTCTACTATGTCACCTAAATTAAGATCCATTGGCATAAACAATCAACCTCCTTACTAATTTAGATTTTGCTTTTGTTGCATTACTTTTTATTATATTTAATAAGTCCCCAACACATTAAACACCATTCTTTATTTATTTTCAGTTGAAAATAAATAGATAAAACACAACTTTTTATAATAAATATTTTAAGAAGTAGTATTAATATGAACCTTAATAATTACTTTGTCTTAATTATTTTCTGGCAATTGAAATGAATTAAGACTGATAATACTATTTATTTTAATAAAATTATTTAACTTTATTGCTTCAGTCTTTAAATAAAAAATCTTTTATTTATTCTGTGTAGATATAATTATAGTAAGAAACTAACTCAATACCATAATTATACCAATTGAGAATACAAATGTAAATTTCTTATTATCATATTTTTAATAATCACAACAATAAAAAGCTTTTCCACAGTAATATTTAATGCATCAAATATTATATAATATCTAACTCTTTATACATAATAACACCTTTTTGATAATATTCTAATTCTCTTTCTTTTGATATGCTCGAATATAACTTCCCTAATTCAATGTATAAACCAGCTAGTATTTTCTTACTTTCTAAGCCTTTTGCAATATCTATACACTTATTTAAATAATCTATTGATGTTTCTATTTCATCCTTATTCTTATACATATCAGAATAGAATTTTAATGACTTATACTCATAGTACTTGTCTTTATTTTTAATAGATGATACTAAGGCTAGTTTACAATATCTTTGAGCCATCTCATATTCGCCTCTTTTTACATAAGAATCTATCATATTAAACAAACTTTCCATCATATATTGGTTTTCATCTCTCTTTGTAATATCATATACTTTTTGAGAATATTCTAAGTGCTTATCTATATCTCCCATTTCTGAGTAAATCTTACTCATAGATAAGTACACTTTAGCCAATCTATTTTTATTTTCTTCTTTTTCTATTATTTCTAATGCTTTATTAAAGCATTCTTTAGATTCAGAAAATTTACCAATATTTAGAAGATTTTTAGCTTTTAAGACTAAAATATTAACCTCTTCTTTTATACAATCTTCATTATCTATTCTATCTATTTTTTCCATAAACTCTAATGATTTCTGCGGTTGATTTAGTTTCATATAACACTCAGAAATTTTACTGTATAACTCCTTGTATATATCTGCATCTTCTATGTTACTTTCGTCTAGAACCTCTTTTGCAAACATAAAATGAGTTAATGCTCCCTTATAGAATTCATCTATCATATATATATTTCCTATATTAACATAACAATTATATATATCATCTTTATCTTCATTTTTTATAAAATAATATAGTGCTTTTTCATAATAATATACGGCACAAGTGTAATCTCCTTTTTTACAATTAATCTCAGCTAATAGGTTATTACATTTACCGTAATTTTCATTCAACTTGTACTCTTTGCATATATCTATAATTTCTTTTATTTGTTCTTCTGCTTTTTCTAACTCATCACATTTAATATAAATTTCACTTTTTAGTATTAGATTATCTGTTATTTTTTTAGACTGCATCTCTTTTGTCTCTAGCAAATAATCTACACTCACCCCTAATTTATTCGACAAATATTCCAACAACTCATAACTTGTATGTGATTTGTCTCTTTCAATATGACTTATTTGAGCTGCTGTAATTCTGTCTCCAGCTAATTCTTTTAATGTCATATTTTGTTCTTTCCTAAGCTTTTTTATTTTTTCCCCTAAACTTAATATATTCATTAATATTTACTCCCCCCCTTTTTTAAGTTATTATCATTTTATAATATAATTATAACTTATATTTACATTAAAAACATCACTAAAATATTCCTTTTTCTAATTATATTTTTTGTGTATAAATATTTAATATTATAAAAAAATGCATTAAATATTGAATATTAATTATAAATTTTTTACATGTAATACATATAAAAGAAGGTATTAATTAAATTAATACCTTCTTCATTTCCGTTAATCTTCATCCATCATCATGGATAAGATGTCATTCAATTCTTCTTCATTATTGTATACTATTTCTATTTTACCTTTTTTCTTACCTTTAGATATATTTACTTGTGTCCCAAATATATTAGAAAGTCTTTCTTCTGCGTTAATTATATAAATGTCTTTTTGTTTCTTTTCTGATTTCTTAACTTCTTTGTTAGAAATAATTTTTTTTGCTATTTCTTCTACTACTCTAACAGATAAATCATCTTTAACTATTTGGTTGGCTATTTCTAGTTGTTGATCATAATTTTCTATTCTAAGTAATGCCTTTCCATGACCAGGTGTTATTTCTCCACTTTCAATCATTTTAATTACTTTTTTTTGCAAATTTAGCAGCCTTAAAGTATTGGTAATGTGAGGTCTACTTTTCCCCACTGCCTCTGATAACTCTTCTTGAGTAACCTTATAATTATCTATTAAACTCTTATAGGCAATAGCTTCTTCTATAGCATTTAAATCTTCCCTTTGTAAGTTTTCTATAAGAGCAATTTCCATTATATCTTTAATTGGTATATTCTTAATCACAGCTGGTATTTCTTCTTTTCCTGCCATAATAGATGCCCTATATCTTCTTTCACCCGCTATAATCATATAATTATTCTCATCTGTGGGTTTTAAAACTATTGGTTGTAGCACTCCTACATTTTTTATAGAATTAGATAATGCTTTTATTCTTTCTTCATCAAATTCTTTTCTTGGTTGGTTTTTGTTAGGTCGTATATTAATCAATTTTATTTGTACAATCTCTTTTTTATCAACCTCTTCATTTATTTCAGGAATTAAAGCGCTAAGACCTTTTCCTAATCTTTTACTTCTTCTAGGTGTATTATCCATACTATATTACATCCTCCTCTAATTCAATAAATTCTTCTGCTAACTCTTTATATGCTAATGTCCCCCTACATTTTGAATCATAATAAATCACCGGTTTTCCATAGCTTGGTGCCTCAGCAAGTCTTACATTTCTAGGAATTAATGTGGTATATACACTCCCTTTGAAGTATTTTTTTACTTCTTCAACAACTTGAATAGACAAATTTGCTCTTCCATCAAACATGCTAAGAACTACACCTTGTATTTCAATCTTAGGATTTAATCTCTTTTTCACTAATTTATATGTTGACATTAGTTGACTGACACCCTCTAGTGCATAATATTCACATTGTATAGGTATTAAAACACTATCAACTGCAGTCAATGAGTTTATAGTAAGCATACCTAAAGAAGGAGGACAGTCTATAAAAATATAATCATATTCATCTTTTATTTTGTCTACACTATCTCTTAATTTATACTCTCTATCACTTTCATTGGCCAACTCTATTTCTGCCCCAGCTAGCTCACTAGCTGCTGCTACAATCTTTATATTATCAAACTCTGTGTCAATAATAGCTTCTCTTATATCTAAGCCATCTATTATAACTTCATATATAGTATTTTCTACAGTATTTTTATCAATTCCATAACCACTAGTAGTATTCCCTTGGGGATCCATGTCTAAAACTAATACTTTTTTGCCTAATTGTCCTAAACTTGCACTTAGATTAACATTAGTTGTTGTCTTTCCTACTCCACCTTTTTGGTTAAAAATTGCTACAGATTTTCCCATAAAGATTTCCCCCTTTTTCTTCTTTTAAAAAAAGATTACTGCTAAGCAGTAACCCCTTATTTTTTAGGAATTTTGACTACAACTTCCATGTAATCTCCTTTATCTATTTCATTATATTTTGCTTCAATTCCTGTATTCTTTATGGCATCATATGCTTGTTTTAATGTATTAAGATATATTCTAATACCTACTGAACATTTTATATTCTGTTTCTTTTCAGGTTCGCTCTCTGCTCTTAAAGCCTCTAATGTATCATTAATTAATTTTTCCGTTTTCTTAACTGTAAGCTCTTGTTTAACTACTTTTTGAATAATTTCCATCATTAGTTCTTCATTAGGCAACTTAAGCAATGCTCTTGCATGTCTTTCAGTCAAACTATTTTCAACAAGATATTGCTTTACAGTATCAGGAAGTTTTAATATTCTAAGTTTATTAGCTATAGTTGATTGATTTTTACCTAATTTTTCAGCCAACTGTTGTTGGGTAAAATTATGTTCTTTTATTAAATTCTCATATCCTAGAGATTCCTCTATAAAATTCAAATCTTCTCTTTGTAAATTTTCTAATAAAGCTAAAACTGCAGAATATTGATCTGACATATTATTTATTATTGCTGGTATCGTTTTTAGTTCAGCTAATTTTGCTGCTCTTAGCCTTCTTTCCCCCGCAACTAACTCATATCCATCTTCTTTTTGTCTAACAGTAATTGGTTGAAGTATTCCGTACTCTTTTATGGATTTACTTAATTCTTCTAATGCATTAATTGAAAATACTTTTCTTGGTTGATATGGATTAGGAATTATTTTATCAACTGGTATCTCTTTAACTATTTTTTCTTCCATAACATCCCTCTCTTATTGATAAATATATTTTTACTGCAATTTATGTAAATTTATTTTGATTTTCTACTCACAAAGGGAAACTACTTCCCTTTATGAGTATTTATTTCTTCATTTAATATTATTTTCCTTCTATATTTCTCTATATTATTTATTTTATAGGATTTTTAGATGGTTTGCCTGCTTTTCTTGGATATTTTGATGGGGTACTCTTAATTTTTTTGAATACTAATATATTATGATTTAATTCTAAATCAGATAACTTAATATCTATTTTTTCAACAAATTCTATTCCCAAAGTTTCCATAGCTGCTTTTGACTCTTCTAGTTCTAAATTAGCATTTGGTCCTTTCAGACATATAAAATATCCCCCAACTTTTACAAAAGGAACACAAAATTCCATTAATATTGGTAATCCGGCAACAGCCCTTGCTGTAGCGACATCATACTGTTCTCTGTATTCTTCACTTTTACCAAAATCTTCAGCTCGTCCATGAATAAATTCTATCCCTTTTAAATTTAATTCACTAGCAACTTCTTGTAAAAAGTTTATTCTTTTATTTAGAGAATCTAATAAAGTTAAATTTAAATTTTCTAAACAAATTTTTAGTGGCATACCAGGAAAACCTGCACCAGTACCCACATCTATTAATGATATATTATCAGTTATATAATTATTAGTTACAGCTGAGATAGAGTCCAAGAAATGCTTAATATATACTTCTTTCTCTTCCTCTATACCTGTTAAATTCATTACTTTGTTCCATTCAACTAATATTTCTCTATATTTCTTTAAGTTTTGAAGTTTTTTATCAGTAGCTTCCAGACCAAAACCTTCTATACCTTCTTTTAATACTTCTAGGTTATTCATTACTTCCTCCTCTAGTTTTTCTCATTTGTTCTAAATAAATAAGTAAAACTGATATATCCGCAGGAGAAACCCCAGAGATACGAGAAGCTTGTCCTATAGATACTGGTTTTATAGCATCTAACTTTTGTCTAGCTTCTAATCTTAAGCCATCTATTGAAGAATAGTTTATATCTTCAGGAAGCTTTCTATTTTCTAATTTTTTAAATTGATCTATTTGCTTTAATTGTTTATCTATATATCCTTCGTATTTAGACATAATTACACATTGTTCTTTAACATCATCAGATACTTCTTCTCCAGCACCTTTTCCTATTTGTTCTAAAATACTATAAGTTACTTCAGGACGCTTTAGGAATTCATATAAAGATAAACCAACTTTTATTTCTGAACCACCAAC
Proteins encoded:
- the rsmG gene encoding 16S rRNA (guanine(527)-N(7))-methyltransferase RsmG, which translates into the protein MNNLEVLKEGIEGFGLEATDKKLQNLKKYREILVEWNKVMNLTGIEEEKEVYIKHFLDSISAVTNNYITDNISLIDVGTGAGFPGMPLKICLENLNLTLLDSLNKRINFLQEVASELNLKGIEFIHGRAEDFGKSEEYREQYDVATARAVAGLPILMEFCVPFVKVGGYFICLKGPNANLELEESKAAMETLGIEFVEKIDIKLSDLELNHNILVFKKIKSTPSKYPRKAGKPSKNPIK
- a CDS encoding DUF951 domain-containing protein gives rise to the protein MPMDLNLGDIVELKKQHACGCKQFEIVRVGMDIKIKCTNCKRLIMLDRQTLEKRIKKIVSK
- the rpsF gene encoding 30S ribosomal protein S6 yields the protein MKNYELVYVVRPNAEDEVKEAVMNKIQEVISANGEVEKVDTWGNKKLAYPIAKFTEGFYVLVNFKASADLPKELDRNLKINENVIRHMIVCA
- a CDS encoding MazG-like family protein, with protein sequence MRIEKGSDITKNVKIIEWIKNEILMSISNLFNLIFKGVKPIDDGLQNAIANLIMLSYLLGKRLGISFDEIDHKIKEKAKEGIKEEHSIETWFGDLSKLEKHMDNRE
- a CDS encoding ParB/RepB/Spo0J family partition protein, which gives rise to MDNTPRRSKRLGKGLSALIPEINEEVDKKEIVQIKLINIRPNKNQPRKEFDEERIKALSNSIKNVGVLQPIVLKPTDENNYMIIAGERRYRASIMAGKEEIPAVIKNIPIKDIMEIALIENLQREDLNAIEEAIAYKSLIDNYKVTQEELSEAVGKSRPHITNTLRLLNLQKKVIKMIESGEITPGHGKALLRIENYDQQLEIANQIVKDDLSVRVVEEIAKKIISNKEVKKSEKKQKDIYIINAEERLSNIFGTQVNISKGKKKGKIEIVYNNEEELNDILSMMMDED
- a CDS encoding helix-turn-helix domain-containing protein yields the protein MNILSLGEKIKKLRKEQNMTLKELAGDRITAAQISHIERDKSHTSYELLEYLSNKLGVSVDYLLETKEMQSKKITDNLILKSEIYIKCDELEKAEEQIKEIIDICKEYKLNENYGKCNNLLAEINCKKGDYTCAVYYYEKALYYFIKNEDKDDIYNCYVNIGNIYMIDEFYKGALTHFMFAKEVLDESNIEDADIYKELYSKISECYMKLNQPQKSLEFMEKIDRIDNEDCIKEEVNILVLKAKNLLNIGKFSESKECFNKALEIIEKEENKNRLAKVYLSMSKIYSEMGDIDKHLEYSQKVYDITKRDENQYMMESLFNMIDSYVKRGEYEMAQRYCKLALVSSIKNKDKYYEYKSLKFYSDMYKNKDEIETSIDYLNKCIDIAKGLESKKILAGLYIELGKLYSSISKERELEYYQKGVIMYKELDII
- the noc gene encoding nucleoid occlusion protein, giving the protein MEEKIVKEIPVDKIIPNPYQPRKVFSINALEELSKSIKEYGILQPITVRQKEDGYELVAGERRLRAAKLAELKTIPAIINNMSDQYSAVLALLENLQREDLNFIEESLGYENLIKEHNFTQQQLAEKLGKNQSTIANKLRILKLPDTVKQYLVENSLTERHARALLKLPNEELMMEIIQKVVKQELTVKKTEKLINDTLEALRAESEPEKKQNIKCSVGIRIYLNTLKQAYDAIKNTGIEAKYNEIDKGDYMEVVVKIPKK
- a CDS encoding DUF2232 domain-containing protein codes for the protein MNKDLRLSKVLQIVILAIILILISLNVPQLSLIILLIPIPFALIGTLSNIKNNIISLIIVLFALIFLSKPIYAVDIFINSIIPGTIIGIIVKKILSKQDSNKYEPIFVGSIVFMLSIVAHYIISKYAFGVDILNEMIQVFNESIEAQKSLLQSVSNNELLSTVNIIDTFRNIIPTILFFRGMISSIIIYFVEIYALKRMKYEDLGEIKFRNFYLPGNAIVISFILYLLMLGLSYIKTPLYTDAIFLNLQMVFNFMFIVQGIAVSIYFIKRWLRNGIDKKVFIGAMCVGIFGMTGISFIGMIDSILDFRNVRAYKSI
- a CDS encoding PLP-dependent aminotransferase family protein, whose protein sequence is MAVRFADRMSKIEGSAIRELLKLTARPEVISFAGGMPAPELFPVEEMKKVSVAVLEEQGRVALQYTSTEGYLPLREKIAARMNKTLKTNVGPDDILVTSGSQQGLDFSGKTFLDKGDVVLCESPSYMGALNAMKAYEPEFIEINTDNDGMIMEDLEKVLASNDKVKLIYVIPDFQNPSGRTWPLERRIKFMEIINKYEIPVVEDNPYGELRFDGESLPSLKSLDTKGLVIYLGTFSKIFCPGYRLGWTCAAPEILAKYNICKQGSDLQASTISQMEVSKFMDMYDLDEHVAKIKACYVKRRDVMLKTMKEEFPECVEFTHPQGGLFTWVTFPEGINAGDMAKKCLEKNVAYVPGESFYPNGGVYNTCRLNYSNMPEEKIVEGIKRMGEVLREELAKNEEKELATNK
- the rpsR gene encoding 30S ribosomal protein S18 gives rise to the protein MINKKRRKKRKVCQFCASKDARIDYKNTQRLQKYVTERGKILPRRISGTCAKHQRELTVAIKRARNIALLPYTLD
- the ssb gene encoding single-stranded DNA-binding protein, whose product is MNHVVLVGRLTKDPELRYIPGSGTPVANFTIAIDRNYTKKDGTKETDFIPVEVMGKAADFCANYISKGRLVAVQGTLRVDRYQTQSGENRTFTKVSANSVQALESNKNRSENPYGEGHQGSQPTFEPNFEAPQGLDPNGFQAIDDDEIPF
- a CDS encoding ParA family protein, whose amino-acid sequence is MGKSVAIFNQKGGVGKTTTNVNLSASLGQLGKKVLVLDMDPQGNTTSGYGIDKNTVENTIYEVIIDGLDIREAIIDTEFDNIKIVAAASELAGAEIELANESDREYKLRDSVDKIKDEYDYIFIDCPPSLGMLTINSLTAVDSVLIPIQCEYYALEGVSQLMSTYKLVKKRLNPKIEIQGVVLSMFDGRANLSIQVVEEVKKYFKGSVYTTLIPRNVRLAEAPSYGKPVIYYDSKCRGTLAYKELAEEFIELEEDVI